The Candidatus Equadaptatus faecalis genomic interval CGAAACGGTATTGCAGAAGCATAAACGGAAGCGGTGAAATTAAAAACAGTACGCCGAACAGAGGCGAAAAATAAAATTCCGCCATAAAGAGCACAACGCTCAGCAGTACGTAACAAAACCATTCGCGATATTCCCTGTTCAACCCTGCACCGTCCTTTAACTTCCGCAGCGGCGCGTCAGCACAACAAAAACTGCACCCGTACGCGTGCTTATTCTGCTGTTAAGTATACCATTAAACGGCGCAATTTGACAAAAAAAGGCTTGGGAAATTTCCCAAGCCGTTTGTGTTCTGATGATGAATTTTTTAATCCGCTGTGTACGGAAGCAATGCAATAATTCTTGCGCGTTTGATCGCTCTCGTAAGCTGGCGCTGATGTTTTGCGCAGGTGCCTGTTACGCGGCGCGGTACTATTTTGCCGCGTTCGGTAACGTAGCGTTTGAGTTTGTCAGCTTCTTTGTAGTCAATGTTTTCAATTTTATCCGCGCAGAAATGACAGATTTTTGGCCTGCGTTTGCGGTGTTTGCGGTTGAAGCCGCCGTCTTTTGCGTCCTTATCCATTATGTTTCACCTCTTCCGGTTACTAAAAAGGTATGTCGACGTCTCCCGAATCTTCTCCGCCGTCTTTTTTGATTTCGGAGAAGTCAAGCGGGAATTCGTCGTCAAAACCTGTCTCTTCTCTCAAGCTGCCCATGTCGCTGCTGCCGAAGCCGTCTGAAACAGGCGCCGAATACTGCTGCGGCTGAGCGTAGCCTGTATCCGCGGCAGAATCCTGTCTGTTCGGGGAACCCAGCAGTATGACGTTGTCAACGTTCACTTCCGTCACCCAGCGGTGCTGACCTGTTTTTGGGTCGTCAAAATCACGGCTCGTTATGCGGCCTTCGACAAAAACAGGACGACCTTTGCGGAGAAAACGCTCTATGATGTCCGCCGTGTTTCCCCAGGCAACGCAGCTGATAAAGTCAGTATGTTCCTGGAGCTCGCCGGTCGTGCGGTTTTTCCACTGTCTGCCGGTTGCTATCGTAAAACGGGCAACTTTCTGTTTGTTCGGAGTGTAACGCACGTCGGGATCTCTTGCAAGATTGCCCATGAGCATTACTTTGTTAAATCCGCGTGTCATGATTATTTCTCCTCCAGGTTGACAACCATGTGGCGTATGACCTGATCTTTCAGGCTAAGGAGACGTTCCATTTCCTTAATCTGTGCAGGATCAAGCTTGAACGTGAACAGGACGTAGTAACCCTCGAATTCTTTTTCGATAAGGTAAGCAAATTTCTTTTTGCCCCAG includes:
- the rpsF gene encoding 30S ribosomal protein S6 — protein: MRSYEMVTILKADVEDVNAVTESLAEIVRGLGAEEVKTDLWGKKKFAYLIEKEFEGYYVLFTFKLDPAQIKEMERLLSLKDQVIRHMVVNLEEK
- a CDS encoding 30S ribosomal protein S18 gives rise to the protein MDKDAKDGGFNRKHRKRRPKICHFCADKIENIDYKEADKLKRYVTERGKIVPRRVTGTCAKHQRQLTRAIKRARIIALLPYTAD
- a CDS encoding single-stranded DNA-binding protein; its protein translation is MTRGFNKVMLMGNLARDPDVRYTPNKQKVARFTIATGRQWKNRTTGELQEHTDFISCVAWGNTADIIERFLRKGRPVFVEGRITSRDFDDPKTGQHRWVTEVNVDNVILLGSPNRQDSAADTGYAQPQQYSAPVSDGFGSSDMGSLREETGFDDEFPLDFSEIKKDGGEDSGDVDIPF